The Methanomicrobia archaeon genome includes a region encoding these proteins:
- a CDS encoding NTP transferase domain-containing protein — protein MKGLIPAAGKGTRLEPITLAIPKELLMVGDKAIIEHVIDAFKIAGITDITVVVGWKKHAILDYLGSGERLGVHLTYVVQDTQNGWAKAIQAGERVIGDEPFALVLGDDFFYPKSFLKDLIEFHQSENPDVSVGVTEVEDPTRHGMIKPRGNEIIDIIEKPSREAAPSNLGCIGVYVFTPAIFAAIRETKIGLNNEYQLADSMKILIAEGRRLLYKRINGEHIDVGTPKDLVRSNLRYIELQNANI, from the coding sequence ATGAAAGGATTGATACCGGCGGCAGGAAAAGGAACGCGGTTGGAGCCGATAACGTTAGCGATTCCAAAAGAATTATTGATGGTCGGCGATAAAGCGATAATCGAGCATGTGATCGATGCTTTTAAGATCGCAGGCATAACGGACATTACGGTCGTGGTGGGCTGGAAGAAACATGCGATCCTTGATTATCTCGGGTCTGGCGAGCGGTTGGGTGTTCATCTTACGTATGTTGTTCAGGATACCCAGAATGGCTGGGCAAAAGCGATCCAGGCGGGCGAGCGCGTTATTGGTGATGAGCCTTTTGCGCTTGTGCTTGGGGATGACTTCTTCTACCCGAAGAGTTTCTTGAAGGATCTCATCGAGTTTCACCAGTCCGAGAACCCTGATGTGAGCGTCGGGGTGACGGAAGTAGAAGACCCCACGCGGCATGGTATGATCAAGCCACGAGGTAACGAGATCATTGACATTATCGAGAAGCCATCACGGGAAGCGGCCCCAAGCAATCTCGGGTGCATCGGTGTGTATGTCTTCACCCCAGCGATCTTCGCTGCAATACGGGAGACGAAGATCGGGCTCAATAATGAATATCAACTGGCGGACTCAATGAAGATTTTGATAGCTGAAGGTCGTCGTCTATTGTATAAGCGAATAAATGGCGAGCATATTGATGTTGGAACGCCAAAGGATTTGGTC
- a CDS encoding UDP-glucose/GDP-mannose dehydrogenase family protein, protein MNLSIIGAGYVGLVTGGCFAKLGHHVICVDLDERKVDTIKSGRSPLYEAGLDELLFTHRDSITATTDYDYALTNSKVTFICVGTPSNDDGSIDLSYVRTAVEELGRGLKETAGWHLVVVKSTVLPGTTRDVVLPLLEQHSDKRAGIDFGVAVNPEFLREGVAVNDFLNPDRIVIGVSDERSRDVLRELYEPFSCPLVETSLSAAEMIKYASNAFLAAKVSFINELGNLCKRIGVDTYEVAEGMGYDNRIGRAFLDSGIGWGGSCFPKDLHALIVWAQELGEVPTLLEQVVAVNERQPERLIELLKRHIPDLNGRTIGILGLAFKPGTDDVRESRAIPVVQRLIKEGAVVKAYDPEAMENFKQLFPDIVYCGTAEEALLADAVLILTNWEQFQALDYTGKIVIDGRRLAEARTTAKRYEGVCW, encoded by the coding sequence ATGAACCTCTCAATCATCGGGGCAGGTTACGTCGGCCTGGTGACCGGGGGCTGCTTTGCGAAGCTCGGGCACCACGTCATCTGTGTGGATCTCGATGAGCGGAAGGTGGATACGATCAAAAGCGGACGGTCTCCGCTCTACGAAGCGGGATTAGATGAGCTTCTCTTCACCCATCGCGATAGTATCACGGCTACGACCGATTACGATTATGCGCTTACTAATAGCAAGGTAACGTTCATCTGTGTGGGCACGCCATCAAATGATGACGGGAGCATCGATCTCTCGTATGTGCGAACAGCAGTGGAAGAGCTCGGCAGAGGTCTGAAGGAGACGGCGGGGTGGCACCTCGTAGTTGTGAAGAGCACGGTGCTACCTGGAACGACACGGGACGTTGTTTTGCCCTTATTGGAGCAGCATTCAGACAAGCGAGCGGGCATAGATTTTGGTGTGGCGGTGAACCCTGAGTTTTTACGAGAGGGCGTAGCGGTAAACGATTTCTTAAATCCAGACAGGATCGTGATCGGGGTTTCCGATGAGCGGAGCAGGGACGTGTTGCGCGAACTTTACGAGCCTTTTTCTTGTCCTCTTGTAGAAACCTCGCTGTCCGCGGCGGAGATGATCAAGTATGCGAGCAATGCGTTCTTGGCGGCGAAGGTCTCGTTCATCAACGAGCTCGGCAATCTGTGCAAACGCATCGGTGTGGATACGTACGAGGTGGCAGAGGGCATGGGTTATGATAACCGAATAGGCAGAGCTTTTCTTGATTCAGGGATCGGCTGGGGTGGTTCCTGTTTCCCCAAAGATCTTCATGCGCTGATAGTGTGGGCGCAGGAGCTGGGCGAGGTACCGACGTTGTTAGAGCAGGTTGTGGCGGTTAACGAGCGTCAACCAGAGCGGTTAATCGAGCTGTTGAAACGGCACATACCAGACTTAAACGGTCGTACGATCGGTATCCTTGGGCTGGCCTTCAAACCCGGCACGGACGATGTCCGGGAGAGCAGGGCGATACCGGTCGTGCAGCGCCTTATTAAGGAGGGTGCCGTGGTGAAGGCGTATGATCCCGAGGCGATGGAGAACTTCAAGCAACTGTTCCCAGATATCGTTTATTGCGGTACAGCGGAGGAGGCTTTATTAGCCGATGCCGTTCTTATTCTTACCAACTGGGAGCAGTTTCAAGCACTGGACTATACCGGCAAAATCGTTATTGATGGCCGGCGTTTAGCAGAAGCCCGAACGACGGCGAAGCGGTATGAGGGGGTGTGCTGGTAG